A stretch of the Actinomyces qiguomingii genome encodes the following:
- a CDS encoding crossover junction endodeoxyribonuclease RuvC produces the protein MDPGMTRCGLGCVDVDPRRRARLVEVGVVRTPASASPELRLLTIADALEDWIARLGPNALSVERVFAQDNLRSVISVAQVIGVVMVAGARAGLEVAQHTPSEAKAAVTGSGTAGKAQVQAMVQRILGLNAPPRPADAADALAQAICHGWRGGGTGVDGGTDMVSAGGFIRASARTPAQQAWAAAQARARRTGAVDPRRRTR, from the coding sequence ATCGACCCAGGCATGACCCGCTGCGGCTTGGGCTGCGTCGATGTGGACCCGCGCCGCCGCGCCCGCCTGGTGGAGGTAGGGGTGGTGCGCACCCCCGCTTCGGCCAGCCCCGAGCTGCGCCTACTGACCATCGCCGACGCCCTGGAGGACTGGATCGCCCGCCTGGGCCCTAACGCCCTGTCGGTGGAGCGCGTATTCGCCCAGGACAATCTGCGTTCGGTGATCTCCGTGGCCCAGGTGATCGGTGTGGTCATGGTGGCCGGTGCCCGCGCTGGACTGGAGGTGGCCCAACACACCCCCAGCGAGGCCAAGGCGGCCGTGACCGGCTCCGGAACGGCCGGCAAGGCGCAGGTTCAGGCCATGGTCCAGCGCATCCTCGGACTGAACGCTCCGCCACGTCCCGCGGATGCAGCCGATGCCCTGGCTCAGGCGATCTGTCATGGCTGGCGGGGCGGGGGCACCGGCGTGGACGGCGGCACGGACATGGTTTCCGCCGGCGGTTTTATCCGGGCCAGCGCCCGCACCCCTGCCCAGCAGGCGTGGGCGGCCGCCCAGGCGCGGGCCCGCCGCACCGGCGCCGTCGACCCGCGCCGCAGAACCCGCTAG
- a CDS encoding YebC/PmpR family DNA-binding transcriptional regulator: MSGHSKWATTKHKKAAIDAKRGKLFARLIKNIEVAARTGGADPSGNPTLYDAIQKAKKNSVPADNITRAIKRGSGEEAGGADWQTIMYEGYGPEGVAFLVECLTDNRNRAASDVRVAFTRTGGSLADPGSVAYNFTRKGVVEVAKGDGVDEDTILMAVLDAGAEEVVEGPDSFEIISEPGDLVAVRKAVTDAGMDYESAESQFVAGTTVTVDSDGARKVMRLIDALEDLDDVQNVYTSVDITPEIAAELGGDDE; this comes from the coding sequence ATGTCGGGTCACTCCAAGTGGGCCACCACCAAGCACAAGAAGGCGGCCATCGACGCCAAGCGCGGCAAGCTCTTCGCCCGCCTGATCAAGAACATTGAGGTGGCCGCCCGCACCGGCGGAGCAGACCCGAGCGGCAACCCCACCCTGTACGACGCCATCCAGAAGGCCAAGAAGAACTCCGTCCCGGCGGATAACATCACCCGCGCCATCAAGCGCGGCAGCGGCGAGGAGGCCGGCGGCGCAGACTGGCAGACCATCATGTATGAGGGCTACGGGCCCGAGGGGGTGGCCTTCCTGGTCGAGTGCCTGACCGATAACCGCAACCGCGCTGCCTCAGATGTGCGTGTTGCCTTCACCCGCACCGGCGGCTCCCTGGCAGACCCCGGCTCCGTGGCCTACAACTTCACCCGCAAGGGCGTGGTGGAGGTCGCCAAGGGCGACGGCGTGGATGAGGACACCATCCTCATGGCGGTGCTTGATGCCGGCGCCGAGGAGGTCGTTGAGGGCCCAGACTCCTTCGAGATCATCTCCGAGCCCGGCGACCTGGTAGCCGTGCGCAAGGCCGTCACCGATGCCGGCATGGACTACGAGTCAGCCGAATCCCAGTTTGTGGCAGGCACCACCGTCACGGTAGACAGCGACGGCGCCCGCAAGGTGATGCGTCTAATAGACGCCCTGGAGGATCTCGATGACGTGCAGAACGTATACACCTCTGTCGACATCACTCCCGAGATTGCGGCCGAGCTGGGCGGGGACGACGAGTAG
- a CDS encoding PrsW family glutamic-type intramembrane protease, translating into MSSIPVAAPGASSPDSSPEFRVEWWEVLRDRLSDTVWFGRLVRFRVVCSWLAAVVVLVGLVVSPTLRAALGAWIGCLWLLLCWFVLARAKTVSWALVSGMLAAAMVWAGVIAATSTWISELAEVGVSSTAASVVVAPLVEEVGKLVPLAALALAAPGRIRRLLASDWLVLGVACGAGFEAVEEMARRIVILETQPSLFGALDLLTCSYQGVGDLECLGATMFSLSPFSGQAGEYLVFAGHAILTGLVAGTFGTAIAVWRRCGGMVGWRRVVVRAACTLAPLWALWVVMVDHAGRNASHYGPWSQTGDQAPWWPVGATSTLTLGGHGRGWMLLGLLGVAWLLDVRVLWEGGYTLSLEGDDGGGRWGPWRLRRIKALRYDRWRSLRAVTIDLVATTGIEWRWAYRTLLEAAGTRRPGLLAIAPARLRIGREEAVRAVLDSVPQRWWPWRLAGMGVLGAAAGLVALTPALAGVLEAQLNDSGSLWWLAGILHALGTWWESLSLEQKAALVFFVGAVVVLTGGTLGLAFELGMGAATFFDAAHGAADLMRDPLGTVRRYLSTHTPAEIVMDLALAGLTILGGGTASAMGGQVARGAHWASRQAARQARYEYWLWRNDRAAWRNYVKQRNRAVRAHLADETGGVKPGLFDPRAGKHYPGVRKPVRGSSEGGVGTWGKGRNHSPSWRSATYEEQVTGVRVQDSYFVGGKEFDGFKDGALIEAKGEGLANLMNQEWGKHVVDDAVEQAREQVAAVRATGTNTPIHWHIAEKEFYDQLLDLQANGDFPSTIKLFLTPPNYY; encoded by the coding sequence ATGTCTTCGATCCCCGTCGCAGCTCCTGGAGCGTCGTCGCCTGATTCGTCGCCCGAGTTCCGTGTGGAGTGGTGGGAGGTGCTGCGCGACCGGTTGAGCGATACGGTCTGGTTCGGGCGTTTGGTGCGGTTTCGTGTGGTGTGTTCGTGGTTGGCGGCGGTGGTGGTGCTGGTGGGGCTGGTTGTATCGCCGACGTTGAGGGCGGCCCTGGGCGCGTGGATCGGCTGCCTGTGGCTGCTGCTGTGCTGGTTTGTCCTGGCACGGGCGAAGACAGTGTCTTGGGCGTTGGTGTCCGGGATGCTGGCGGCGGCGATGGTGTGGGCGGGGGTTATCGCTGCGACAAGCACGTGGATCTCGGAACTGGCGGAAGTGGGGGTGTCCTCTACGGCCGCTTCGGTGGTGGTGGCCCCGTTGGTGGAGGAGGTGGGCAAGCTGGTGCCGCTGGCGGCGCTGGCTTTGGCGGCTCCGGGGCGGATACGGCGGCTGCTGGCGAGCGACTGGCTGGTGCTGGGTGTTGCCTGTGGTGCAGGGTTTGAGGCGGTTGAGGAGATGGCGCGTCGTATCGTCATCTTGGAGACACAGCCGAGCCTGTTCGGTGCGCTGGATTTGTTGACATGTTCCTACCAGGGTGTCGGTGATTTGGAGTGCTTGGGTGCGACCATGTTTTCCCTCAGTCCGTTTTCGGGGCAGGCGGGGGAGTATCTGGTTTTCGCGGGACACGCGATCCTCACCGGCCTGGTGGCCGGGACGTTTGGGACGGCAATCGCCGTGTGGCGCCGGTGCGGAGGCATGGTCGGTTGGAGGCGGGTGGTGGTGCGCGCCGCGTGCACGCTGGCGCCGTTGTGGGCACTGTGGGTCGTGATGGTGGATCACGCTGGCCGCAACGCCAGTCACTATGGGCCTTGGTCGCAGACCGGGGACCAGGCGCCGTGGTGGCCGGTGGGAGCTACCTCAACGCTGACGCTGGGCGGGCACGGGCGCGGCTGGATGCTGCTGGGACTGCTCGGTGTGGCGTGGCTGTTGGACGTGCGCGTCTTGTGGGAGGGGGGTTATACGCTGTCGCTTGAGGGCGACGACGGCGGCGGGAGGTGGGGGCCGTGGCGTCTGCGGCGTATCAAGGCGCTGCGTTATGACCGTTGGCGGTCGTTGCGGGCGGTGACGATCGATCTGGTAGCCACCACCGGAATTGAGTGGCGGTGGGCGTACCGCACGCTGTTGGAGGCGGCCGGTACTCGCCGGCCGGGGCTGTTGGCGATCGCTCCGGCGAGGTTGCGTATTGGGCGGGAGGAGGCGGTTCGCGCAGTCCTGGACTCCGTGCCGCAGCGCTGGTGGCCCTGGCGGCTCGCCGGTATGGGGGTGCTGGGAGCGGCGGCCGGCCTGGTGGCGCTGACACCCGCCCTGGCCGGCGTGTTGGAGGCGCAGTTGAACGACTCGGGCTCCTTGTGGTGGTTGGCGGGGATTCTCCACGCCTTGGGGACCTGGTGGGAGAGTTTGAGCCTGGAGCAGAAGGCCGCCTTGGTGTTCTTCGTCGGGGCGGTGGTGGTGCTCACCGGCGGGACCTTGGGGTTGGCCTTCGAGCTCGGCATGGGTGCTGCCACCTTCTTCGACGCCGCCCACGGGGCCGCTGATCTGATGCGCGACCCGTTGGGGACGGTGCGGCGTTACCTGTCTACTCACACGCCCGCTGAGATCGTCATGGATCTGGCACTGGCGGGGCTGACGATCCTGGGTGGAGGCACTGCCAGCGCCATGGGCGGGCAGGTCGCCCGCGGCGCTCACTGGGCGTCCCGCCAGGCCGCCCGCCAGGCGCGCTACGAGTACTGGCTGTGGCGTAATGACCGGGCCGCCTGGCGTAATTACGTCAAACAACGCAACCGGGCTGTGCGCGCCCACCTGGCCGATGAGACAGGTGGGGTAAAGCCCGGTTTGTTCGATCCGCGTGCCGGCAAGCACTACCCCGGCGTGCGCAAACCCGTACGCGGGTCCAGTGAGGGCGGGGTGGGCACCTGGGGCAAGGGCCGTAACCACAGCCCCTCCTGGCGCTCGGCGACCTATGAGGAGCAGGTCACCGGCGTACGCGTGCAAGACTCCTACTTCGTGGGCGGCAAGGAGTTCGACGGCTTCAAAGACGGCGCGCTCATCGAGGCCAAGGGCGAGGGTCTGGCCAACCTCATGAACCAAGAATGGGGCAAACACGTTGTCGATGACGCCGTCGAGCAGGCGAGAGAACAGGTCGCGGCGGTGCGCGCCACCGGCACCAACACCCCCATACACTGGCACATCGCCGAAAAAGAATTCTACGACCAACTCCTAGACCTCCAAGCAAACGGGGACTTCCCCTCCACCATCAAGCTGTTCCTCACCCCGCCCAACTACTACTAA
- a CDS encoding NUDIX hydrolase yields MSSPDEAGIAHRVGRMLAADGRDAQRVPANWTELLDPDEWRLNTAGLPFRRAARVIALRQVPRPAILLVIGHDFGDVSHSWGFTPGGGLLRGETPIAGARRELAEETGITLAETALIGPVVERKALFTFNRVTCRQDELFYLTYLQESVGVDRSGWTDAEQQVLDSLRWWDLDELDGAVAAGMTVYPRILPALARELLDGWDGRVHHVVEY; encoded by the coding sequence ATGTCTTCGCCGGATGAGGCCGGCATCGCCCACAGGGTAGGCCGGATGCTGGCTGCCGACGGGCGCGATGCGCAGCGGGTGCCCGCCAACTGGACCGAGCTGCTCGATCCCGATGAGTGGCGGCTGAATACGGCCGGGCTGCCGTTCCGTCGGGCCGCCCGCGTCATAGCCCTGCGGCAAGTGCCGCGCCCGGCGATCCTGCTCGTGATCGGGCACGACTTCGGCGATGTCTCCCACTCGTGGGGCTTCACCCCGGGTGGGGGTCTGCTGAGGGGGGAGACGCCTATCGCCGGGGCCAGGCGCGAGTTGGCTGAGGAGACCGGAATCACCCTGGCCGAGACTGCCTTGATCGGCCCGGTGGTGGAGCGTAAGGCCCTGTTCACCTTCAACCGAGTCACCTGCCGCCAGGACGAACTGTTCTACCTCACCTACCTCCAGGAGAGCGTCGGCGTGGACCGCTCCGGCTGGACCGACGCCGAGCAGCAGGTGCTGGACTCGCTGCGCTGGTGGGACCTGGACGAGCTGGACGGCGCCGTCGCGGCCGGCATGACCGTCTACCCGCGCATTCTGCCCGCGCTCGCCCGCGAGCTCCTGGACGGCTGGGACGGCCGGGTCCATCACGTCGTCGAGTACTAG
- a CDS encoding PrsW family intramembrane metalloprotease — MSGPSNFSSPGGAWAPRPGYRRSAYPPAGTSQLRPDGAWTPQAMVHRRRGTVASVVIAGVGAAGLALMLWFTYTSTTSGTASELLVPILLALVPLAIVLATVRWIDRWEPEPPGVLVAAFLWGAGVATVISLVVNTSASLLVSAATGSMSGGRLVSAVVTAPIIEETTKGLGLLIVFLIWRRNFNGAVDGIVYASVIAAGFAFAENILYFVQYSDALLGTFIMRAIASPFAHVSFTACTGLAIGASARMRSPLAWMWTMPLGLACAIVLHAFWNGMLSVDFSLYFYVEIPFFIAAVSLVLWLRWHERMTMRQRLADYQRAGWFSPAEVTMITTGAGRSAARHWAKSRGPAAARSMREFLATASALAQLRQHAIDGHADADFAAQEAALLEAITKHRHVFAG; from the coding sequence ATGAGCGGACCGTCCAACTTCTCCAGCCCAGGCGGCGCCTGGGCGCCCCGCCCCGGATACCGGCGCAGCGCCTACCCTCCCGCCGGCACCTCCCAGCTCAGACCCGACGGCGCATGGACCCCGCAGGCGATGGTGCACCGGCGTCGCGGCACCGTGGCCAGCGTGGTGATCGCCGGTGTGGGAGCTGCAGGCCTGGCACTAATGCTGTGGTTCACCTACACATCCACCACATCCGGTACGGCCTCCGAACTGCTGGTTCCGATTCTGTTGGCGCTTGTGCCACTGGCGATTGTGCTGGCGACCGTTCGTTGGATCGACCGCTGGGAACCTGAACCGCCCGGTGTGCTGGTGGCGGCCTTCCTGTGGGGTGCCGGGGTCGCCACCGTCATCTCCCTGGTGGTAAACACCTCCGCCTCCCTGCTGGTGTCAGCGGCCACCGGTTCCATGTCTGGCGGCCGCCTAGTTTCTGCCGTAGTCACCGCCCCCATCATCGAGGAGACCACCAAGGGGCTAGGTCTACTCATTGTCTTCCTGATCTGGCGGCGCAACTTCAACGGCGCCGTTGACGGCATCGTGTATGCCTCGGTGATCGCGGCCGGCTTCGCCTTCGCAGAAAACATCCTGTACTTCGTGCAGTACTCGGACGCTTTGCTGGGCACTTTCATCATGCGCGCAATCGCCTCCCCTTTCGCCCATGTGTCCTTCACCGCCTGCACCGGGTTGGCGATCGGGGCGAGTGCACGCATGCGTTCGCCGCTGGCCTGGATGTGGACCATGCCTCTGGGACTGGCCTGCGCCATCGTGCTGCACGCCTTCTGGAACGGCATGTTGAGCGTGGACTTCTCCCTGTACTTCTATGTGGAGATCCCCTTCTTCATCGCGGCGGTCAGCCTGGTGCTGTGGCTGCGCTGGCATGAGCGCATGACCATGCGGCAGCGGCTGGCGGATTATCAGCGGGCCGGCTGGTTCTCGCCGGCCGAGGTCACCATGATCACCACCGGCGCCGGCCGGTCGGCCGCTCGCCACTGGGCCAAGAGTCGCGGCCCGGCCGCGGCCCGATCAATGCGGGAGTTCCTGGCCACGGCCTCGGCCCTGGCGCAGCTGCGGCAGCACGCCATCGACGGGCATGCCGACGCCGACTTCGCCGCGCAGGAGGCTGCGCTTCTGGAGGCAATCACAAAACACCGCCATGTCTTCGCCGGATGA
- a CDS encoding glycosyltransferase family 4 protein produces MRIGIVCPYSLDAHGGVQAHVMDLAEELMSRGHRVQVLAPASPELELPEWVSSAGDAIAIPYNGSIARLNFGAAVARRAHRWLVAGDFDLLHIHEPITPSVGMLALQATNGPVVGTFHAAMDRSLARELLSPVTVPLVEKLTARIAVSEEARRTLIQYHGGDAVVIPNGVNVAPFANAPKDDPRFVGTESAPTISFLGRLDEPRKGLQVLARAIPRVLSTIPDARFLIAGRGDAGGERAALARYGDRVVFLGGVSDADKAAMLASCSCYVAPQTGGESFGIVLVEAMAAGTHVVASDLTAFSDVLGAGAYGALFRNGDGEDLARSIVDTLTDTAAADARRTAASTVVGRYDWSAVTDAVLDVYDMALSTAHTRVTVAPGSRTMMGRLRDALED; encoded by the coding sequence ATGAGAATCGGGATCGTGTGCCCCTACTCGCTGGACGCCCACGGTGGCGTGCAGGCACATGTCATGGACCTGGCCGAGGAATTGATGAGCCGCGGTCACCGGGTTCAGGTGCTCGCCCCCGCATCCCCGGAGCTGGAGCTGCCCGAATGGGTCTCCAGCGCCGGCGACGCCATAGCTATCCCCTACAACGGTTCAATCGCCCGCCTCAACTTCGGTGCGGCGGTGGCGCGCCGCGCCCACCGTTGGCTAGTCGCCGGCGACTTCGACCTGCTGCACATCCACGAGCCGATCACCCCCAGTGTCGGCATGTTGGCACTGCAGGCCACCAACGGCCCGGTGGTCGGCACCTTCCACGCCGCCATGGACCGTTCGCTGGCCCGGGAGCTGCTGTCACCGGTGACCGTACCGCTGGTGGAGAAACTCACCGCCCGGATTGCCGTGTCTGAGGAGGCGCGTCGCACCCTGATCCAGTACCACGGCGGTGATGCGGTGGTGATCCCCAACGGGGTGAATGTGGCGCCCTTCGCTAACGCTCCCAAGGATGATCCGCGTTTCGTCGGCACGGAATCGGCGCCCACCATCTCTTTCCTGGGCCGCCTGGATGAACCCCGCAAGGGCCTGCAAGTGCTCGCCCGCGCGATTCCGCGGGTACTGTCAACCATTCCGGACGCCCGTTTCCTCATAGCCGGTCGTGGCGATGCCGGTGGTGAACGTGCCGCCCTGGCCCGATACGGGGATCGGGTGGTTTTCCTTGGTGGTGTCTCCGACGCCGACAAGGCCGCGATGCTGGCCTCCTGCTCCTGCTATGTGGCCCCGCAGACCGGGGGGGAGTCCTTTGGCATTGTGCTGGTTGAGGCGATGGCGGCCGGTACCCATGTGGTTGCCTCCGACCTGACCGCCTTCTCCGACGTGCTTGGTGCCGGAGCCTACGGAGCCCTGTTCCGCAACGGTGATGGGGAGGATCTGGCACGTAGCATTGTGGACACGCTCACCGACACCGCGGCCGCCGACGCGCGTAGGACGGCCGCTTCGACGGTGGTGGGCCGTTATGACTGGTCGGCGGTGACCGACGCCGTTCTGGACGTGTACGACATGGCCCTTTCCACCGCCCACACCCGGGTTACCGTCGCCCCCGGATCTCGCACCATGATGGGCCGTCTGCGCGACGCCCTTGAGGACTGA